The following are encoded in a window of Pirellulales bacterium genomic DNA:
- a CDS encoding DUF2238 domain-containing protein: protein MTAKAPDAEPPLVTPFVGAVVAVTLAYLVAAVVGALQSGNREFILYIAVMAALIAYIGWLHWRFHLAEWSLAALSLWGLLHMAGGLVPVPESWPIDGHIRVLYSWWIIPSRLKYDQAVHAFGFGVATWVCWQIAQASIARWLGVARRDVRPSAPLLTICALAGMGLGAANEVVEFAATLAVAETNVGGYVNTGWDLVSNALGSITAALAIAICARRARD, encoded by the coding sequence ATGACAGCCAAAGCACCTGACGCCGAACCGCCGTTGGTCACTCCGTTTGTTGGCGCCGTCGTCGCCGTAACGCTGGCGTATCTGGTGGCCGCGGTTGTTGGCGCGCTGCAATCGGGTAACCGCGAGTTCATTCTGTACATCGCCGTGATGGCGGCGCTCATCGCCTACATCGGCTGGCTGCACTGGCGATTTCACCTTGCCGAGTGGTCGCTCGCCGCGCTCAGCTTGTGGGGGCTGTTGCACATGGCGGGGGGACTCGTCCCGGTGCCCGAGAGCTGGCCCATCGACGGTCACATTCGCGTCCTCTATAGTTGGTGGATTATTCCGAGCCGGCTGAAATACGATCAGGCGGTGCATGCCTTTGGCTTTGGCGTGGCGACCTGGGTGTGTTGGCAGATCGCTCAAGCGTCGATCGCGCGTTGGCTAGGCGTGGCGCGGCGCGATGTTCGCCCCAGCGCGCCGCTACTGACGATTTGCGCATTGGCCGGCATGGGTCTGGGCGCGGCGAACGAGGTGGTCGAGTTCGCGGCGACGCTGGCGGTGGCCGAGACGAACGTCGGCGGCTACGTGAACACCGGCTGGGATCTGGTGTCGAACGCGCTGGGATCGATCACCGCGGCGCTGGCGATTGCGATTTGCGCGAGACGAGCGCGCGATTGA
- a CDS encoding AAA family ATPase: MYQAYWQLDRRPFENSSDPNFYYPCEAHQGAILKLRYAIENTRGAALLTGGSGVGKTLIVEMLKRQLSEAFSPVAHLVFPQMPPEELLAYLADELDPATAPAGHPPRVNESVRRIEKSLAENSRQGRHALVVVDEAHLIAEPAAWEALRLLSNFQNERGPQLTLLLCGQPALLPAFDRMPQWEERLGVKCLLRALTLDETMSYISHRLTVAGAQAPIFDTPALEAAHFLTHGNPRKINRLCDLALLIAFAEEQPSITAPQVEAVAQELVTVTPE; encoded by the coding sequence ATGTACCAAGCCTACTGGCAACTCGATCGACGCCCGTTCGAGAACAGCTCGGACCCGAACTTCTATTACCCGTGCGAAGCGCATCAAGGGGCGATACTCAAGCTGCGCTACGCCATCGAAAACACGCGCGGCGCCGCGCTGTTGACCGGTGGCTCCGGCGTCGGCAAGACGCTGATTGTGGAAATGCTCAAGCGGCAACTGAGCGAAGCCTTTTCGCCCGTGGCGCATCTGGTTTTTCCGCAGATGCCGCCCGAAGAGCTATTGGCTTATCTGGCCGACGAACTTGATCCGGCCACCGCCCCTGCCGGGCACCCTCCCCGAGTCAACGAGAGCGTGCGGCGCATTGAAAAAAGCCTGGCCGAAAACAGTCGCCAGGGGCGCCACGCGCTGGTGGTGGTCGACGAGGCGCACCTGATTGCCGAGCCGGCCGCCTGGGAGGCGCTGCGGCTGTTGTCCAACTTTCAAAACGAACGTGGGCCGCAGTTGACGCTGTTGTTGTGCGGCCAACCCGCTTTGCTGCCGGCGTTCGACCGCATGCCGCAATGGGAAGAGCGGCTCGGCGTGAAGTGCCTGTTGCGCGCGCTCACGCTCGACGAAACGATGAGTTACATCAGTCACCGGCTGACGGTCGCCGGCGCTCAGGCGCCGATCTTCGACACACCGGCGCTGGAGGCGGCGCACTTTCTGACGCACGGCAACCCGCGCAAGATCAATCGCCTGTGCGATCTGGCGCTGTTGATCGCGTTTGCCGAGGAGCAGCCGAGCATCACCGCGCCGCAGGTCGAAGCGGTGGCGCAAGAGTTGGTGACGGTCACGCCCGAGTAG
- a CDS encoding S9 family peptidase: MPRGLRICCSLLAGMACLTIAAMPRAALAEETKPVSAKIELIPRRILFGNPDKASPRIAPDGSRLAFIAPVDGVLNVWVSPDLDPAKAKPVTNDTKRGIRSYFWAYTNEHILYVQDVGGDEDWHVYAVNLKTGKTLDLTPLKKISAQITEVSRKFPNEILIGLNDRDERLHDLYRVNIETGERKLDEKNDESFAGYMTDDDYQVRFGIRFTPDGGNEILKPDDKGGWSPFLKIGMEDTVTTNPVGFNKTNDEMYLIDSRGRDTGVLKIVNLETGEEKIIAEHDKVDIGGIMMHPTEKTIQAVSNNYLRTEWDFRDEQVKADFDELRKLADGEIDIASRTLDDQTWVVAFVVDNGPVRYYLFDRKTKKATFLFTNRKELEGLPLVKMHPVVVPARDKLDLVCYLSLPAGSDPDGDGRPDRPLPMVLNVHGGPWARDAWGFDPEHQFLANRGYAVLSVNFRGSTGFGKNFVNAGNKEWAGKMHLDLLDAVDWAVKEKIAAVDKVGIMGGSYGGYATLVGVTMTPDVFACGVDIVGPSNILTLLSTIPPYWEPAKQMFKDRVGDYETEEGKKFLTERSPLTFVDKIKRPLLIGQGTNDPRVKQAEADQIVKAMQDKKIPVTYVLFPDEGHGFARPENRLSFYAVTEAFLAEHLGGHYEPIGDAFAGSTIEVPAGAGQVPGLQSALTARKDEELPSSDKPAKKAARRPAASRQR, from the coding sequence ATGCCGCGCGGATTACGGATTTGTTGTTCACTGCTCGCCGGCATGGCCTGTCTAACAATAGCCGCCATGCCGCGCGCCGCCCTGGCCGAGGAGACAAAGCCCGTGTCAGCGAAGATCGAGTTGATTCCGCGGCGCATACTGTTTGGCAACCCCGATAAGGCGTCGCCGCGCATCGCGCCCGATGGTTCGCGGCTGGCGTTCATCGCGCCGGTCGACGGCGTGCTCAACGTGTGGGTTTCGCCTGATCTCGATCCGGCCAAAGCCAAACCGGTGACCAACGACACCAAGCGCGGCATTCGCTCGTACTTCTGGGCCTACACCAACGAGCACATCTTGTACGTGCAAGACGTGGGGGGCGACGAGGATTGGCACGTCTACGCGGTGAATCTCAAGACCGGCAAGACTCTCGACCTGACGCCGCTCAAGAAGATCTCGGCGCAGATCACTGAAGTCAGCCGCAAGTTTCCCAACGAAATCTTGATCGGCCTCAATGATCGCGACGAGCGGCTGCACGACCTGTACCGCGTGAACATCGAGACAGGCGAGCGCAAGCTGGACGAAAAGAACGACGAGTCGTTCGCCGGCTACATGACCGACGACGACTACCAGGTGCGGTTTGGCATCCGCTTCACGCCGGATGGCGGCAACGAGATTTTGAAGCCCGACGACAAGGGGGGCTGGTCGCCGTTCCTCAAGATCGGCATGGAAGACACGGTGACGACCAACCCGGTAGGTTTCAACAAGACCAACGACGAGATGTACCTGATCGACAGCCGCGGCCGAGACACCGGCGTGCTGAAGATCGTCAATCTCGAAACGGGGGAGGAGAAGATCATCGCCGAGCACGACAAGGTCGACATCGGCGGCATCATGATGCACCCCACCGAAAAGACCATTCAGGCGGTGAGCAACAACTACCTGCGGACCGAATGGGATTTTCGCGACGAGCAGGTGAAGGCCGATTTCGACGAATTGCGCAAGCTGGCCGACGGCGAGATCGACATCGCCAGCCGCACCCTCGACGATCAAACCTGGGTCGTCGCCTTCGTTGTCGACAACGGGCCGGTGCGCTATTACCTCTTTGATCGCAAGACCAAGAAGGCCACTTTCCTGTTCACCAACCGCAAGGAACTAGAAGGGCTGCCGCTGGTCAAGATGCACCCGGTTGTCGTGCCGGCGCGCGACAAGCTCGATCTGGTTTGCTACCTGTCGCTGCCGGCTGGCAGCGATCCCGATGGCGATGGTCGCCCCGACCGCCCGTTGCCGATGGTGTTGAACGTGCATGGCGGCCCGTGGGCGCGCGACGCCTGGGGCTTTGATCCCGAGCATCAGTTTCTGGCTAATCGCGGCTATGCCGTGCTGTCGGTCAACTTTCGCGGCTCGACTGGCTTCGGCAAGAATTTTGTCAACGCCGGCAACAAGGAATGGGCAGGCAAGATGCACCTCGACCTGCTCGACGCGGTCGATTGGGCCGTGAAGGAGAAGATCGCCGCTGTCGATAAGGTCGGCATCATGGGCGGCAGCTACGGCGGCTATGCCACGCTGGTCGGCGTGACCATGACCCCCGACGTCTTCGCCTGCGGAGTCGATATCGTGGGGCCGTCGAACATCTTGACGTTGCTCTCGACCATTCCGCCCTATTGGGAGCCGGCCAAGCAGATGTTCAAAGATCGAGTTGGCGATTACGAAACTGAGGAAGGCAAAAAGTTCCTCACCGAGCGCTCGCCATTGACCTTTGTCGACAAGATCAAGCGGCCGCTGTTGATTGGTCAAGGCACCAACGATCCGCGCGTCAAACAGGCCGAGGCCGACCAGATTGTGAAGGCGATGCAAGACAAAAAGATCCCGGTCACGTATGTCCTGTTTCCCGACGAGGGACACGGATTCGCGCGGCCGGAAAATCGCTTGTCGTTCTACGCCGTGACCGAGGCTTTTTTGGCCGAACATCTTGGCGGACATTACGAGCCGATTGGCGACGCATTCGCGGGCAGCACGATCGAAGTGCCCGCCGGCGCTGGACAGGTGCCAGGGCTGCAATCGGCGCTCACCGCGCGTAAGGATGAAGAGTTGCCGAGCAGCGACAAGCCGGCCAAGAAGGCGGCCCGACGCCCGGCGGCGAGCCGACAGCGCTAG
- a CDS encoding ComEC/Rec2 family competence protein has protein sequence MELAPSHRRAPTRASYQPLALVLAAVCAGVALDRQIVVAPWAAWLLSGMALVAWNMAARRARLAAATALLLIAAGLAGAAWHHTRWNLFDARDIALAAAEAPQPICLEATALESPRRLPPQEPTPLRAFTSGERSRLTVRVARVRDGATWQAAAGEALVTVDGPLGGIAAGDQLRVFGRLSAPRAARNPGEFDFAARERGRRRLAQVWSDFPECVTNQNSADHWRWPIDLDAVRARGQSLLRASLAPRQAHLAAALLLGLRDELTPERNEEFLETGTVHILSISGLHVGMLAGGLFLLLRLGWAPQRLALAAVAALTISYALLADSGAPVARAATLVVLACLALAWGRQTRLFNGLAAAALVVLCLSPADLFDTGTQLSFLSVAALFGAGPWIARLGEIRDPLDRLIADSRPWPTRAARWTMRRAAQALLASAVVWGVTLPLVLARFHVAAPIAIPLNLLAWGPVALALLSGFGVLATGLVAPPLARAFGAVCDASLAALDALVRGGAQLRWGHTWLPGPAEWWLVGFYGGLLVLVILGGWRPPRRWLVALFAGWVACGLALRAPAEASRPLATVPSAQRNSTPSELRCAFLSVGHGLAVVLELPDGQTLLYDGGQLGSPGGVARSIAGYLWSRGITHLDAVVISHADLDHFNGVPELAQKFSIGVAYTSPMMFDQPAASLAELERALGAARGPLRTLEAGQRLRAGDCKIEVLHPTAAGVLGSDNANSIVLLVEHAGRRILLTGDLESPGLDALLAEAPIDCDVLLAPHHGSARSNPRGMAQWCLPEWVVVSGGHDADPAVEAAYRSAGARVLHTARTGAVELTSNTRGLHVATFRPLPANQP, from the coding sequence ATGGAACTTGCGCCTTCACATCGCCGCGCGCCGACTCGCGCTAGCTATCAACCGCTGGCGCTCGTGTTGGCGGCCGTGTGCGCGGGTGTGGCGCTCGACCGGCAGATCGTCGTCGCGCCCTGGGCAGCGTGGCTACTGTCTGGCATGGCGCTGGTCGCTTGGAACATGGCCGCGCGGCGCGCTCGCCTGGCGGCGGCCACGGCGCTTCTATTGATAGCCGCCGGCCTGGCAGGCGCCGCCTGGCATCATACTCGCTGGAATCTGTTCGACGCGCGCGACATTGCCCTGGCCGCCGCCGAAGCGCCCCAGCCGATTTGCCTGGAAGCGACCGCGCTTGAGTCGCCACGCCGCCTGCCGCCGCAAGAGCCCACGCCGCTCCGCGCCTTCACCAGCGGCGAGCGCAGCCGACTGACGGTGCGCGTGGCGCGAGTGCGCGACGGCGCCACCTGGCAAGCGGCGGCTGGCGAAGCGCTCGTCACGGTCGACGGGCCGCTGGGCGGCATCGCGGCCGGAGATCAGTTGCGCGTGTTTGGCCGCCTGAGCGCGCCGCGCGCGGCGCGCAATCCGGGCGAGTTCGACTTTGCCGCGCGCGAACGTGGCCGCCGCCGGCTGGCGCAGGTGTGGTCAGACTTTCCCGAGTGTGTCACAAATCAAAACAGCGCTGACCACTGGCGTTGGCCAATCGACCTCGACGCGGTCCGCGCTCGCGGGCAGTCGCTGCTGCGCGCTAGCCTGGCGCCGCGGCAAGCGCATCTGGCCGCCGCGCTGCTCTTGGGATTGCGCGACGAACTGACCCCCGAACGGAACGAAGAATTTCTGGAGACCGGCACGGTCCACATTCTGTCGATCTCTGGACTGCACGTCGGCATGCTCGCCGGCGGGCTCTTTTTGCTGCTGCGACTTGGTTGGGCGCCGCAGCGCTTGGCGTTGGCGGCCGTCGCGGCGCTCACCATTTCTTACGCGCTGTTGGCCGACTCGGGCGCGCCGGTCGCGCGAGCCGCCACCTTAGTGGTGCTGGCCTGTCTGGCGCTCGCCTGGGGACGTCAGACGCGGCTGTTCAATGGCCTGGCCGCCGCGGCGCTAGTGGTGCTGTGTCTGAGCCCCGCCGATCTGTTCGACACCGGCACGCAGTTATCGTTTCTTTCTGTGGCCGCGCTCTTTGGCGCGGGGCCGTGGATCGCCCGTCTCGGCGAGATTCGCGATCCGCTCGATCGGCTGATCGCCGACTCGCGCCCCTGGCCTACCCGCGCCGCGCGCTGGACAATGCGCCGCGCGGCGCAAGCGCTTTTGGCCAGCGCCGTGGTGTGGGGCGTCACGCTGCCGCTGGTGCTGGCGCGGTTTCACGTGGCGGCGCCAATCGCAATTCCGCTCAACCTTTTGGCGTGGGGACCAGTGGCGCTAGCGCTACTCTCCGGTTTTGGCGTATTGGCCACTGGTCTTGTCGCGCCACCGCTGGCGCGCGCCTTTGGCGCGGTCTGCGACGCCAGCCTCGCCGCGCTCGATGCCTTGGTGCGCGGCGGGGCGCAACTTCGCTGGGGACACACATGGCTCCCCGGCCCCGCCGAGTGGTGGCTCGTCGGCTTCTATGGCGGCCTGCTCGTGTTGGTGATCCTGGGCGGTTGGCGACCGCCACGTCGCTGGCTGGTGGCGCTATTCGCTGGATGGGTCGCCTGTGGACTGGCGCTGCGGGCTCCGGCCGAAGCGTCGCGCCCGCTGGCCACCGTCCCCAGCGCGCAGCGCAATAGCACACCAAGCGAATTGCGCTGCGCTTTTCTCTCGGTCGGGCATGGCTTGGCCGTGGTGCTCGAACTGCCCGACGGTCAGACGTTGCTCTACGACGGCGGCCAGCTTGGCTCGCCCGGCGGCGTGGCGAGGAGCATCGCCGGATACCTGTGGTCGCGCGGCATCACGCATCTCGACGCGGTGGTGATCTCGCACGCCGATCTGGACCACTTCAACGGCGTGCCCGAGCTTGCCCAAAAGTTTTCGATCGGTGTGGCCTACACCTCGCCGATGATGTTCGATCAGCCCGCCGCGTCGTTGGCGGAACTGGAGCGCGCGCTCGGCGCCGCGCGGGGCCCGCTGCGCACCCTGGAAGCCGGGCAGCGTCTGCGCGCCGGCGATTGCAAAATCGAAGTGCTGCATCCTACCGCCGCGGGCGTACTGGGTAGCGACAACGCCAACAGCATCGTGCTGTTGGTGGAGCACGCGGGCCGGCGCATCTTATTGACCGGCGATCTGGAGTCGCCCGGCCTCGACGCCTTGTTGGCCGAGGCGCCAATCGATTGCGACGTTCTGCTTGCCCCGCATCACGGCAGCGCGCGGAGCAACCCGCGCGGCATGGCCCAGTGGTGCCTGCCCGAGTGGGTGGTGGTGAGTGGCGGACACGACGCCGATCCGGCGGTCGAGGCGGCGTATCGCAGCGCCGGGGCGCGGGTGCTGCACACCGCGCGCACCGGAGCGGTGGAGCTGACCAGCAATACGCGCGGCTTGCACGTGGCGACCTTTCGCCCGCTGCCGGCCAACCAACCGTGA
- a CDS encoding FAD-binding oxidoreductase yields the protein MRLVLDDRPFATTAPPVAAGGAYQPVSFWQETIQVEPGAPLAERTNCDVAIVGGGFSGLSTAYELKRARPDLDIVLLERAVVGHGASGRNGGFAMPLIGWDLTDAVKKLGRDGGQRAYRLMYEAVKHLQRVVEDERIACDLEATGYLLISTAPKRDAHIRHEADLGRTLGFDHELLEGDALAEHIQSDSFRIGVYDPHPVILNPAKLARGLKQAVERLGVRVYEQTPITELSDGESVTIRTPRGGVAAKTAVLALNGYGASLGFMADRIAPVHTYISLTEPLTDAQLEAIGWRQRRTSLETARNFIHYFRLTADNRIAFGGEDAQLFASGGYRDQYAPCFAMLEARLREFFPSLADVRFTHRWGGVLGVTLDMFPTFGVGGERKNVFHAAGYSGHGVALSNYAGRILAPKILCRLDGNLRCESAVDPFFFNRLPWWMPGGAARYYGLQIYRAALRAHDWWMER from the coding sequence ATGCGACTTGTGCTCGACGACAGGCCATTCGCCACCACCGCCCCGCCGGTCGCCGCTGGCGGCGCGTATCAGCCAGTGAGCTTTTGGCAGGAGACGATCCAGGTCGAGCCGGGCGCGCCGCTGGCGGAGCGCACCAACTGCGACGTGGCGATTGTCGGCGGCGGCTTCTCGGGCCTCTCGACCGCCTATGAATTGAAACGCGCGCGGCCCGATCTGGATATCGTGCTGTTGGAACGGGCAGTGGTCGGCCACGGCGCCAGCGGCCGCAATGGCGGCTTCGCGATGCCGCTGATCGGTTGGGATTTGACAGACGCCGTGAAGAAACTGGGGCGCGACGGCGGCCAGCGCGCGTACCGGCTGATGTACGAAGCGGTGAAGCATTTGCAACGGGTTGTTGAAGACGAACGGATTGCCTGCGACCTGGAAGCGACCGGCTACCTGCTGATTTCGACGGCGCCGAAGCGCGACGCGCACATCCGGCACGAGGCCGACCTAGGCCGCACGCTCGGCTTCGATCATGAGTTGCTGGAAGGGGACGCGCTGGCCGAGCATATTCAAAGCGACTCGTTTCGCATCGGCGTCTATGATCCGCACCCAGTGATCTTGAACCCGGCCAAGCTCGCGCGCGGGCTCAAACAAGCGGTCGAGCGCCTCGGCGTACGCGTTTATGAGCAAACGCCAATCACCGAGCTGTCCGATGGCGAAAGCGTGACGATCCGCACGCCGCGCGGCGGCGTCGCGGCCAAGACCGCCGTGCTGGCGCTCAACGGCTATGGCGCGTCGCTCGGCTTCATGGCCGATCGCATCGCGCCGGTGCACACCTACATTTCACTGACCGAGCCGTTGACCGACGCGCAACTCGAAGCGATCGGCTGGCGTCAGCGGCGCACCAGCCTGGAGACTGCCCGCAACTTCATTCATTACTTCCGGCTGACGGCCGACAACCGCATTGCCTTTGGCGGCGAGGACGCGCAGCTCTTTGCCAGCGGCGGCTATCGCGACCAATACGCCCCCTGCTTCGCGATGCTCGAAGCGCGGCTGCGCGAGTTCTTTCCATCGCTGGCCGACGTGCGATTCACACATCGCTGGGGGGGCGTACTTGGCGTCACGCTCGATATGTTCCCCACTTTCGGCGTCGGCGGCGAACGGAAGAACGTGTTTCATGCCGCTGGCTACTCCGGGCATGGCGTGGCGCTATCGAACTACGCCGGTCGCATTCTGGCGCCGAAGATCCTGTGCCGACTCGATGGCAACTTGCGCTGCGAATCGGCGGTTGATCCGTTCTTTTTCAATCGCTTGCCGTGGTGGATGCCCGGCGGCGCCGCGCGCTATTACGGATTGCAGATTTACCGCGCGGCCTTGCGCGCGCACGATTGGTGGATGGAGCGATGA
- a CDS encoding PIG-L family deacetylase produces MTDPIKLLIIGAHPDDAEFHAGALAVLYRRHGHQVRMVSLTNGEAGHQTLRGTELVAIRRQEAAAAAALIGAESAVWDYPDGQLEPSLALRWDVIREIRSYSPDLVLTHRTCDYHPDHRATARAVRDACYLVTVPAIVPDVPALARDPVVMHLPDRFTKPAPLAADMVVDATDAFDAVVDLLACHQSQVFEWLPYNQGTLHEVPAAPADRGSWLAAWYGQWLRPMAGRYRAALVERYGAERARRIEYAEVFEASEYAAPLDAAARQRLFGFLA; encoded by the coding sequence GTGACTGACCCGATCAAACTGCTGATCATTGGCGCTCACCCTGACGACGCCGAGTTCCACGCCGGCGCCCTGGCCGTGCTGTATCGCCGTCACGGCCACCAGGTGCGGATGGTGTCGCTCACCAACGGCGAGGCAGGGCATCAGACGCTGCGCGGCACCGAACTGGTCGCCATCCGCCGCCAGGAAGCCGCGGCAGCCGCCGCGCTCATCGGCGCCGAAAGCGCCGTGTGGGATTATCCCGATGGCCAGCTTGAGCCATCGCTCGCCCTGCGCTGGGACGTGATCCGCGAGATTCGCAGCTATTCGCCCGACCTGGTGCTCACGCATCGCACCTGCGACTACCATCCCGATCATCGGGCGACGGCGCGCGCGGTGCGCGACGCCTGCTATCTGGTCACGGTGCCTGCGATTGTGCCCGACGTGCCGGCGCTGGCCCGCGATCCGGTGGTGATGCACCTGCCCGACCGTTTCACCAAGCCGGCGCCGCTGGCGGCCGATATGGTAGTGGACGCGACCGACGCGTTTGACGCGGTGGTCGACCTGCTGGCGTGTCACCAGTCGCAGGTGTTCGAGTGGCTGCCGTACAACCAAGGCACGCTGCACGAGGTCCCCGCCGCGCCAGCCGACCGCGGCAGTTGGCTCGCCGCCTGGTACGGTCAGTGGCTGCGCCCCATGGCCGGCCGTTATCGCGCGGCGCTGGTAGAGCGCTACGGCGCCGAGCGCGCGAGGCGCATCGAGTACGCCGAGGTGTTCGAGGCCAGCGAGTACGCGGCCCCGCTGGACGCCGCCGCCCGCCAGCGGCTGTTCGGCTTTTTAGCCTAG
- a CDS encoding lysophospholipid acyltransferase family protein yields MKRLLGRFYLWLFGWTVNPTKPPINKCVVLAAPHTSNWDVPVMLAMSWVIGVRISWVGKHTLFKPPLGWLMRLIGGVPVDRRSRNNAVEQMAAEFKRRDELYLMVTPEGTRSRADYWKSGFYYIAVEAGVPIVLGLLDFKRRYGGLNEVLYPTGDIHKDMDQLRAFYAGASGKYPECFGPIRLKEEAEAAQAR; encoded by the coding sequence GTGAAGCGACTACTAGGACGATTCTATCTGTGGCTGTTTGGCTGGACGGTCAACCCGACCAAGCCGCCGATCAACAAGTGCGTGGTGCTGGCCGCGCCGCACACCAGCAACTGGGACGTGCCGGTGATGCTCGCCATGAGTTGGGTGATTGGCGTGCGCATCAGTTGGGTTGGCAAGCACACGCTCTTCAAGCCGCCGTTGGGCTGGCTCATGCGGCTAATTGGCGGCGTGCCAGTCGATCGTCGCTCGCGCAACAACGCCGTCGAGCAAATGGCGGCCGAGTTCAAACGTCGCGACGAACTGTATTTGATGGTCACGCCCGAGGGCACCCGCAGCCGCGCCGACTATTGGAAGAGCGGCTTTTATTACATCGCGGTGGAGGCGGGCGTGCCGATCGTCTTGGGCCTGCTCGACTTCAAGCGGCGCTACGGCGGGCTGAACGAAGTGCTCTACCCGACCGGCGACATCCACAAAGACATGGATCAGCTTCGCGCGTTCTACGCCGGCGCCAGCGGCAAATACCCGGAGTGCTTTGGCCCGATCCGGCTCAAGGAAGAAGCCGAGGCGGCGCAGGCTCGATGA
- a CDS encoding PIG-L family deacetylase, whose translation MAETDRLDVIAVGAHPDDVEIACGGTLAKLVRQGYRVGIIDLTDGEPTPGSPGPEARLAEAERAAQTLGVHTRVQLGLPNRRLFDTFEARVALAKEFRRYRPKLVLGFGEKTPLASPDHWQAMQITDAAIFYSRLSKWEHYFDDLPVHTIAMQLYYTLAFSSREITDMASHLVVDIGDTIDQKMESIRCYQTQFPPEKAHVIERVKAFAMQQGFTAGYSAGEMFGSPRLLGTRDLMHFLFGLKPGDEPRKPDVR comes from the coding sequence ATGGCTGAGACAGACCGGTTGGATGTGATCGCGGTCGGGGCGCATCCCGACGATGTCGAAATCGCCTGCGGCGGCACGTTGGCCAAGTTGGTGCGGCAAGGATACCGGGTCGGCATCATCGACCTGACCGATGGCGAGCCAACCCCCGGCTCGCCCGGCCCCGAGGCGCGACTGGCCGAGGCCGAGCGCGCGGCGCAGACATTGGGCGTGCATACACGGGTGCAACTGGGGCTGCCAAATCGGCGGCTGTTCGACACCTTTGAAGCCCGCGTGGCGCTGGCCAAAGAGTTTCGCCGTTATCGCCCCAAGCTGGTGCTGGGTTTTGGCGAAAAGACACCGCTCGCCTCGCCCGACCATTGGCAGGCGATGCAAATCACGGACGCGGCCATCTTTTATTCGCGGCTGTCGAAGTGGGAGCACTATTTCGACGATCTGCCGGTCCACACCATTGCGATGCAACTCTATTACACGTTGGCGTTCAGTTCGCGCGAAATCACCGACATGGCCAGTCATCTGGTGGTCGACATCGGCGACACGATCGACCAGAAGATGGAAAGCATCCGCTGCTACCAGACGCAGTTTCCGCCCGAGAAGGCGCATGTGATCGAGCGCGTGAAGGCCTTCGCAATGCAGCAAGGTTTCACAGCGGGCTACTCCGCAGGGGAGATGTTCGGCAGCCCACGACTCTTGGGCACGCGCGACCTGATGCACTTTTTGTTTGGGCTGAAGCCGGGAGACGAGCCGCGCAAGCCGGACGTGCGGTGA